TTCCCGATCAGGTCTGACGGGTCATTCGTCCTTTGAATATGCCACATAGGGAAGGGTCCTGATGCGCTTGACGATGGCGAGGACACGGTCCCTGTCGCCTTCATCCACGTAGAGGGAGGCGAAACCTTTTTGGAGGATGAAAAGGCCGTCGTAGGCGGTGTCCTTGTGTTCCT
The nucleotide sequence above comes from Syntrophorhabdus sp.. Encoded proteins:
- a CDS encoding DUF2007 domain-containing protein — its product is MDRSKQINVHTIESIFEMDMIKDALDKEDIPYTIKEHKDTAYDGLFILQKGFASLYVDEGDRDRVLAIVKRIRTLPYVAYSKDE